A genomic region of Clavibacter michiganensis subsp. insidiosus contains the following coding sequences:
- a CDS encoding PLD nuclease N-terminal domain-containing protein, giving the protein MPRLLIGLAVVIVFFTVFVIVDTSLTPRTRMRGLPKPAWIAVVVLVPVIGGILWLAIGKDRTDLARASGRRLGPDDDPDFLSGLGRTRSEEERIRRLEQELADLDSDGTGPDGDGPATPGGTGTAPRPSPDADDDRGTPGRRDA; this is encoded by the coding sequence ATGCCCCGCCTGCTGATCGGTCTCGCCGTCGTGATCGTGTTCTTCACGGTCTTCGTCATCGTGGACACCTCCCTGACGCCGCGGACCCGCATGCGCGGCCTCCCGAAGCCCGCGTGGATCGCGGTGGTCGTCCTCGTCCCCGTCATCGGCGGCATCCTGTGGCTCGCCATCGGCAAGGACCGCACCGACCTCGCGCGCGCATCCGGCCGCCGCCTCGGCCCGGACGACGACCCCGACTTCCTCTCCGGCCTCGGCCGCACCCGGTCCGAGGAGGAGCGCATCCGCCGCCTCGAGCAGGAGCTCGCCGACCTCGACAGCGACGGCACGGGTCCGGACGGCGACGGACCGGCGACCCCGGGCGGCACGGGCACCGCCCCGCGGCCGAGCCCCGACGCCGACGACGACCGCGGCACCCCCGGTCGCCGGGACGCCTGA
- a CDS encoding EamA family transporter translates to MALFRQPLGIPSGVGWGALTAVVIAAMVGVLIPLSYVLSLVALEHAPVAEVAALRSTSIVMSGIVAWLALGERLSPRRVASTALATGAVLLIAVSST, encoded by the coding sequence GTGGCCCTGTTCCGCCAGCCCCTCGGGATCCCGTCGGGCGTCGGCTGGGGCGCGCTCACGGCCGTCGTCATCGCGGCGATGGTGGGGGTGCTCATCCCGCTCTCCTACGTGCTCAGCCTGGTGGCGCTCGAGCACGCGCCCGTGGCCGAGGTGGCGGCGCTGCGGAGCACGAGCATCGTCATGTCGGGGATCGTCGCCTGGCTCGCGCTCGGCGAACGGCTCAGCCCGCGCCGGGTCGCCTCGACCGCGCTCGCGACCGGGGCGGTGCTGCTGATCGCGGTGTCGTCGACGTGA
- the menD gene encoding 2-succinyl-5-enolpyruvyl-6-hydroxy-3-cyclohexene-1-carboxylic-acid synthase has translation MTAADSLTTPSAAAPRTGNPSTDRAIAMLLALVAEGVTDVVLCPGSRSQALALVAAELERVEGVRLHVRIDERAAGFLALGLGVESGRPAPVITTSGTAVANLHPAVLEGWHSGVPMLLLTGDRPAELRGIASNQTTHQLGMFGDRVACIDVAAPEETDDDRARDAVIARDAYRRARDERTPVHVNVAFRDPLSVAVPDLTEAVAEARAAADEAAASAAPAPAPAADVLDLPHGPRTLVVAGHAAGEAAEELARAGGWPLAAEISSGSHFGPHLVVSFRELLARPGFGDRVERVIVFGHPTLTREVPLLIGREDVEAIVVGSTGGEDYDPRHRVTAHPAAVRVVGEPADPADARRWLGTWVQASRAILDEATAAESAPLLPSGTTPAERRDFARAELAAVRADVTRRHLVRALWQATWPHDRLVLGASRLIREADRALPGKRVRVHANRGLAGIDGTVSTGLGIALASQAGSGSAAAGITRVLVGDLTLLHDVGSLLIGTGERVPRIQVIVGNDGGGTIFDGLEVADTAAPAAIDRVMFTPQRVDLASLAKAYGWTHLRASTHGELEAALTTASEAPLLIEVPLAR, from the coding sequence GTGACCGCCGCCGACTCCCTCACCACGCCGTCCGCCGCCGCTCCCCGCACCGGCAACCCGTCCACCGACCGCGCCATCGCGATGCTGCTCGCGCTCGTCGCCGAGGGCGTCACCGACGTCGTCCTCTGCCCCGGATCCCGCTCCCAGGCCCTCGCGCTCGTCGCCGCCGAGCTGGAGCGCGTCGAGGGCGTGCGCCTGCATGTCCGCATCGACGAGCGCGCCGCCGGGTTCCTCGCGCTCGGCCTCGGCGTGGAGTCCGGCCGCCCCGCGCCCGTCATCACGACCTCCGGCACGGCCGTCGCGAACCTCCACCCCGCCGTGCTCGAGGGCTGGCACTCGGGCGTCCCGATGCTGCTCCTCACGGGCGACCGCCCGGCGGAACTCCGCGGCATCGCGAGCAACCAGACCACGCACCAGCTCGGGATGTTCGGCGACCGGGTCGCGTGCATCGACGTGGCCGCGCCCGAGGAGACGGACGACGACCGGGCGCGCGATGCGGTGATCGCCCGCGACGCGTACCGCCGCGCCCGCGACGAGCGGACGCCCGTGCACGTGAACGTGGCGTTCCGGGATCCGCTGTCCGTCGCGGTGCCGGACCTGACGGAGGCCGTCGCGGAGGCGCGCGCCGCCGCCGACGAGGCCGCCGCATCCGCCGCACCCGCACCCGCGCCCGCCGCCGACGTCCTCGACCTCCCGCACGGCCCGCGCACCCTCGTCGTCGCCGGGCACGCCGCGGGCGAGGCCGCCGAGGAGCTCGCGCGCGCCGGGGGCTGGCCGCTCGCGGCCGAGATCTCCAGCGGATCCCACTTCGGCCCGCACCTCGTCGTCTCCTTCCGCGAGCTGCTCGCCCGCCCCGGCTTCGGCGACCGCGTCGAGCGCGTCATCGTGTTCGGCCACCCCACGCTCACCCGCGAGGTCCCGCTGCTCATCGGGCGCGAGGACGTCGAGGCGATCGTCGTCGGATCCACCGGCGGCGAGGACTACGACCCGCGCCACCGCGTCACCGCCCACCCGGCCGCCGTGCGCGTCGTGGGCGAGCCCGCGGATCCCGCCGACGCCCGCCGCTGGCTCGGCACGTGGGTGCAGGCGAGCCGCGCGATCCTCGACGAGGCGACCGCCGCGGAGTCCGCGCCGCTCCTCCCCTCCGGCACCACGCCCGCCGAGCGCCGCGACTTCGCGCGGGCCGAGCTCGCCGCCGTGCGCGCCGACGTCACGCGCCGTCACCTCGTGCGCGCGCTCTGGCAGGCGACCTGGCCGCACGACCGGCTCGTGCTCGGGGCGTCGCGCCTCATCCGCGAGGCCGACCGGGCGCTCCCCGGCAAGCGCGTGCGCGTGCACGCCAACCGCGGGCTCGCCGGCATCGACGGCACGGTCTCCACCGGCCTCGGCATCGCGCTGGCGTCGCAGGCCGGGTCCGGGAGCGCGGCCGCGGGGATCACGCGCGTGCTCGTCGGCGACCTCACGCTCCTGCACGACGTCGGCTCGCTGCTCATCGGCACGGGCGAGCGCGTCCCGCGGATCCAGGTCATCGTCGGCAACGACGGCGGCGGCACCATCTTCGACGGCCTCGAGGTCGCGGACACGGCCGCGCCCGCCGCCATCGACCGCGTCATGTTCACGCCCCAGCGGGTGGATCTCGCCAGCCTCGCGAAGGCCTACGGCTGGACGCACCTGCGCGCGTCCACGCACGGCGAGCTGGAGGCGGCGCTCACGACCGCGTCCGAGGCGCCGCTGCTCATCGAGGTGCCGCTGGCCCGGTAG